From a region of the Geothrix sp. 21YS21S-2 genome:
- a CDS encoding CPBP family intramembrane glutamic endopeptidase, whose protein sequence is MVVEVGMLLAALGFGAFAFIRWRRNGIRILDGLGLRGGRAALADFLAGLLIAGVAMVGIFLIESGLSGIRASHDHAVSSAFLLFRQASGMLLTALKEELLMRGLLLSGLVLALRGRLAWAVALSAASFGLIHLCNPGASAMSVFGNALGGLIYGMAFVSSRQLWLSFGLHFGWNFAQGPLIGFPVSGLPAGGLQRLADLGPAWLTGGAYGPEAGLIGICFRFVIIALVVLYLRSRPPWMGRMTGMAGPP, encoded by the coding sequence ATGGTTGTCGAAGTCGGCATGCTGCTGGCGGCCCTGGGCTTTGGTGCTTTTGCTTTCATCCGGTGGCGGCGCAACGGAATTCGGATCCTGGACGGTCTTGGCTTGCGCGGAGGCCGCGCAGCGCTGGCCGACTTTCTGGCCGGGCTGCTTATCGCCGGCGTCGCGATGGTCGGGATCTTCCTGATCGAGTCGGGTCTTTCGGGTATCCGGGCCAGCCACGACCACGCCGTTTCCTCAGCATTCCTGCTATTCCGGCAGGCCTCCGGCATGCTGCTAACGGCACTGAAGGAAGAGTTGTTGATGCGTGGCCTGCTCCTGTCGGGGCTCGTGCTGGCATTGAGGGGGCGCCTCGCATGGGCCGTGGCGCTGAGCGCGGCATCGTTTGGACTGATCCACCTGTGCAACCCGGGTGCTTCTGCGATGTCTGTGTTCGGCAATGCCCTGGGTGGCCTGATCTACGGCATGGCGTTCGTGTCAAGCCGGCAACTGTGGCTGTCGTTCGGCCTGCATTTCGGATGGAATTTCGCGCAGGGCCCGCTCATCGGATTTCCAGTCAGTGGCCTGCCGGCGGGCGGACTGCAGCGGCTTGCGGACCTCGGTCCGGCTTGGCTGACCGGCGGCGCCTACGGTCCCGAAGCAGGTTTGATCGGAATCTGCTTCCGTTTCGTCATCATTGCCCTGGTGGTCCTGTACCTTCGCAGCCGCCCGCCCTGGATGGGCAGGATGACCGGGATGGCCGGCCCTCCCTGA
- a CDS encoding beta-propeller fold lactonase family protein gives MKARWTSFPAIVLGSSMFIGLGQQAEARVPWTGPGAVYTLSNAVSGNQILEYRRSVDGSLTYSGAVASGGTGTGANLGSQGAVVLSDDRAWLFAVNAGSNSISSFSVHPGGLVLADTAPSGGTTPVSLTVRGHLLYVLNQGGTGNITGFWVGARGHLKAIPGSTLPLSSSAAGAAEVAFSPNQETLVVSEKNTMTLDTYKVRDQGLAVGPTTHPSNGAVPYGFTFTGRDELLVTEAGSNAVSSYDLDGNTLATESASVPSQGAAPCWIAATPDGSFAYATNAHVGTIAGFSVGREGALNFLGLTPTPSIPVLDIASASRFVYALAAGTNQILAYRVRGDGSLAPLLGASGLPVTAVGLAAR, from the coding sequence ATGAAAGCAAGATGGACCTCCTTCCCGGCGATCGTGCTCGGCAGTTCAATGTTCATCGGTTTGGGCCAGCAGGCCGAAGCCCGTGTCCCGTGGACGGGGCCCGGTGCCGTCTATACGCTCAGCAACGCTGTTTCGGGCAACCAGATCCTGGAATACCGCCGTTCCGTGGACGGATCCCTGACCTATTCGGGAGCCGTGGCGTCGGGAGGGACGGGAACGGGCGCCAATCTGGGATCGCAGGGCGCCGTAGTCCTCAGCGATGACCGCGCATGGCTGTTCGCAGTCAATGCCGGCAGCAACTCCATCTCCTCCTTCTCCGTGCATCCGGGTGGTCTGGTGCTTGCGGATACGGCCCCTTCCGGCGGCACGACGCCCGTAAGCCTGACGGTTCGCGGCCACCTCCTCTATGTCTTGAACCAGGGCGGAACCGGCAATATCACGGGATTCTGGGTCGGCGCCCGCGGCCACTTGAAGGCGATACCCGGGTCGACCCTGCCGTTGAGCAGCTCGGCCGCCGGAGCCGCGGAAGTGGCCTTCAGCCCGAACCAGGAAACCCTGGTGGTGTCCGAGAAGAACACCATGACCCTTGACACGTACAAGGTCCGGGACCAGGGCTTGGCCGTCGGTCCGACGACCCATCCGTCCAATGGCGCGGTTCCGTACGGTTTCACGTTTACCGGACGGGATGAACTGCTGGTCACGGAAGCAGGGTCCAATGCCGTGTCTTCCTACGATCTGGATGGCAACACCCTGGCCACCGAAAGTGCCAGCGTGCCCAGCCAGGGCGCCGCGCCGTGCTGGATTGCGGCAACTCCGGACGGAAGCTTCGCCTATGCCACCAACGCCCACGTCGGAACCATTGCCGGCTTCTCGGTCGGAAGGGAAGGCGCATTGAACTTCCTCGGGCTCACGCCCACGCCCAGCATCCCCGTGCTGGACATCGCTTCCGCTTCCCGCTTCGTCTACGCCCTGGCTGCGGGCACGAACCAGATTCTTGCCTACCGGGTCCGTGGGGATGGGAGCCTGGCCCCCCTCCTCGGCGCCAGCGGCCTTCCCGTCACGGCGGTCGGCTTGGCGGCGCGCTGA
- a CDS encoding RNA polymerase sigma factor, with protein sequence MNIQDFETIHADLRPRVVSLLRRLVGPEEAEDLAQEVFLKVHHGLPGFRGDSKVSTWVFRIAARHGLDYLRLRPAPCVQALPDFECADADAAVTPMKEEMNTCVRDMIDALPEDYRVILGLCELKEFRIGEIAALLGITDGAAKIRLHRARALLRTRMEKGCRILLDERAELQCDRKAP encoded by the coding sequence ATGAATATCCAAGATTTCGAAACGATCCACGCCGACCTTCGACCCAGGGTCGTGTCCCTCCTTCGTCGCCTGGTGGGGCCTGAAGAGGCCGAGGATCTGGCTCAGGAGGTCTTTCTCAAGGTTCATCATGGACTCCCTGGTTTCCGGGGGGATAGCAAAGTGTCCACCTGGGTTTTCCGGATCGCGGCGCGGCACGGCCTGGACTACCTTCGCCTGCGGCCGGCCCCTTGCGTCCAGGCACTCCCTGATTTCGAATGTGCCGATGCCGACGCCGCCGTCACACCCATGAAGGAAGAGATGAACACCTGCGTCCGGGATATGATCGATGCCCTTCCCGAGGACTACCGGGTCATCCTGGGCCTCTGCGAACTCAAGGAGTTCCGCATCGGGGAGATCGCTGCCCTCCTGGGCATCACGGACGGCGCCGCCAAGATCCGCCTGCACCGGGCCCGGGCCCTGCTCCGGACGCGCATGGAGAAGGGCTGCCGCATCCTGCTGGACGAGCGGGCGGAACTCCAGTGCGACCGCAAGGCCCCCTGA
- a CDS encoding putative zinc-binding protein: protein MSETITLEPAKASCSLCEAYATRESVKPIVVMSCEGACLRGELARLAANQICDELAPERTARLCLGGAFTKDTGQRNLARRAERVVAIEGCPTDCGSRMMRAVLPGLQVEVFHLEGARFDPKLFSIRELPEAQRKACAIDIAQAVALNL, encoded by the coding sequence ATGTCCGAAACCATCACTCTTGAGCCCGCCAAGGCCTCTTGCAGCCTTTGCGAGGCCTACGCAACACGCGAGTCCGTCAAGCCCATCGTCGTCATGTCCTGCGAAGGCGCCTGTCTGCGGGGAGAATTGGCCCGGCTCGCGGCCAATCAGATCTGCGATGAGCTGGCCCCCGAACGCACGGCCCGGCTCTGCCTGGGAGGGGCCTTCACCAAGGACACGGGACAACGCAACCTGGCCCGCCGGGCGGAGCGGGTCGTGGCCATTGAAGGCTGCCCCACCGACTGCGGCTCCCGCATGATGCGCGCCGTCCTGCCGGGTTTGCAGGTGGAAGTGTTCCACCTGGAGGGCGCCCGGTTCGATCCGAAGCTCTTTTCCATCCGGGAGCTCCCGGAGGCGCAACGGAAAGCCTGCGCGATTGACATCGCGCAGGCTGTCGCTCTGAACCTTTAG